In one window of Limnohabitans sp. MORI2 DNA:
- the tgt gene encoding tRNA guanosine(34) transglycosylase Tgt encodes MLKFDVLKKDTPSHARRGTLTLNHGEVQTPIFMPVGTYGTVKGVMPRSLEEMGAQIILGNTFHLWMRPGLDIMQSFGGLHGFERWNKPILTDSGGFQVWSLGAMRKITEEGVTFASPVNGDKLFMSPEVSMQIQTILNSDIVMQLDECTPYETNGHLTTEAEARKSMEMSRRWAQRSKDEFARLENPNALFGIVQGGMFTNLRQESLDALVEMDFPGYAVGGVSVGEPKDQMLEIMAHTPHRLPEHKPRYLMGVGTPEDLVQGVADGVDMFDCVMPTRNARNGTIFTRYGDLKLRNARHKSDHGPLDPTCTCYACAGHTRPDGTSSGGFSRAYLHHLDRCGEMLGPMLTTVHNLHYYLNLMREVREALDAGNFAAFRAKFKEDRARGV; translated from the coding sequence ATGTTGAAGTTTGACGTTCTCAAAAAAGACACCCCCAGCCACGCCCGTCGCGGCACGCTCACGCTCAACCACGGCGAGGTGCAAACCCCCATCTTCATGCCCGTGGGCACCTACGGCACGGTCAAAGGCGTGATGCCGCGCAGCCTCGAAGAAATGGGTGCGCAAATCATCTTGGGCAACACCTTTCATTTGTGGATGCGCCCGGGCCTCGACATCATGCAAAGCTTTGGCGGCTTGCACGGTTTTGAGCGCTGGAACAAACCCATCCTCACCGACAGCGGTGGTTTTCAGGTGTGGTCGCTTGGCGCCATGCGCAAAATCACCGAAGAAGGCGTGACGTTTGCCTCGCCCGTCAACGGCGACAAACTCTTCATGTCGCCCGAGGTGAGCATGCAGATTCAAACCATCCTCAACAGCGACATCGTCATGCAACTCGACGAATGCACGCCGTACGAAACCAACGGCCACCTCACCACCGAAGCCGAAGCCCGCAAGAGCATGGAGATGAGCCGCCGCTGGGCCCAACGCAGCAAAGACGAATTTGCCCGCCTTGAAAACCCCAACGCCCTCTTTGGCATCGTGCAAGGCGGCATGTTCACGAACCTACGCCAAGAGTCGCTTGACGCCTTGGTGGAGATGGACTTCCCCGGCTACGCCGTGGGCGGCGTGAGCGTGGGTGAGCCCAAAGACCAAATGCTGGAGATCATGGCGCACACACCACACCGTTTGCCCGAGCACAAGCCGCGCTATCTCATGGGCGTGGGCACGCCCGAAGACTTGGTGCAAGGCGTGGCCGATGGCGTGGACATGTTTGACTGCGTCATGCCCACACGCAATGCACGCAACGGCACCATCTTCACCCGCTATGGCGATTTGAAGTTACGCAACGCCCGCCACAAGTCAGACCACGGCCCGCTCGACCCCACGTGTACTTGCTACGCCTGCGCGGGCCACACGCGACCTGACGGCACAAGTAGCGGAGGCTTTAGCCGTGCGTACTTGCATCACCTCGACCGCTGCGGCGAAATGCTTGGCCCCATGCTCACCACCGTGCACAACCTGCACTACTACTTGAACCTCATGCGCGAAGTGCGCGAAGCGTTGGATGCTGGCAACTTTGCGGCATTCCGTGCCAAGTTCAAAGAAGACCGCGCGCGCGGGGTGTAA
- the queA gene encoding tRNA preQ1(34) S-adenosylmethionine ribosyltransferase-isomerase QueA codes for MTHTYCLSDFDFELPESLIAQHPATERSASRLLDGRSLPAQDRIFKDLPSLLKAGDLLVFNDTQVVKARLFGEKTTGGKVELLVERVLTNHEVVAHMKVSKKPPVGGVLHMAGGPDHGGFTATLLGRWPNEDGQLFRFQFSDEPHTLMQQHGHMPLPPYIERHQNEADPQHETEADKAEDERRYQTVFAKHPGAAAAPTAALHFDQGVLDALKAQGVHTASVTLHVGAGTFQPVKTENLAEHRMHSEWYNIPHETVQAIADCRARGGRVVAVGTTSVRTLESWAQSGQTQGDTQIFITPGFAFQVVDVLITNFHLPKSTLLMLVSAFAGFEHMHALYRHAIDHQYRFFSYGDAMLLEKKSV; via the coding sequence ATGACACACACCTACTGCCTGAGTGACTTTGATTTCGAACTACCCGAGTCGCTGATCGCCCAACACCCCGCCACCGAACGCAGCGCCTCGCGCTTGCTCGATGGCCGTAGCCTCCCCGCCCAAGACCGCATCTTCAAAGACCTGCCTTCGCTGCTCAAAGCGGGCGACTTATTGGTGTTCAACGACACGCAAGTGGTCAAAGCCCGCTTGTTCGGGGAGAAGACCACGGGCGGCAAAGTGGAGTTGCTGGTCGAGCGCGTGTTGACGAACCATGAAGTCGTGGCCCACATGAAGGTCAGCAAAAAGCCGCCCGTGGGTGGCGTGCTGCACATGGCGGGTGGGCCTGACCACGGCGGCTTCACCGCAACGCTGTTGGGCCGCTGGCCCAATGAAGACGGACAACTGTTTCGCTTTCAGTTCAGCGACGAGCCGCACACGCTCATGCAGCAGCATGGCCACATGCCGCTGCCGCCCTACATCGAGCGCCATCAAAACGAAGCCGATCCGCAGCATGAAACCGAGGCTGACAAAGCAGAGGACGAGCGCCGCTACCAAACCGTGTTTGCCAAGCACCCAGGCGCCGCCGCTGCGCCCACCGCCGCGCTGCACTTTGACCAAGGCGTGCTCGACGCCCTGAAAGCACAAGGCGTGCACACAGCCAGCGTCACGCTGCATGTAGGTGCAGGCACGTTTCAGCCCGTCAAGACAGAGAACTTGGCCGAGCACCGCATGCACAGCGAGTGGTACAACATCCCGCACGAAACCGTGCAAGCCATTGCCGACTGCCGCGCGCGCGGCGGCCGCGTGGTGGCCGTGGGTACGACCAGCGTGCGCACGCTAGAGAGCTGGGCGCAGAGCGGGCAGACACAAGGCGACACACAAATCTTCATCACGCCGGGCTTTGCGTTTCAAGTGGTCGATGTGCTCATCACCAACTTTCATTTACCCAAAAGCACGCTGCTCATGTTGGTCAGCGCGTTTGCAGGTTTTGAGCACATGCACGCGCTGTACCGCCACGCCATTGACCACCAATACCGTTTCTTCAGCTACGGCGACGCCATGCTGCTCGAGAAAAAATCTGTTTGA